The DNA sequence AGGAACTCATCTCCGGCTATTGGACCGAACACTTCGGCGGGTGGCGGGCGATGCTGAACATCGCGATGAGTCTGAAGACCGTAGTTCTGCTCTCGGCATTTGTTCTGCTCTTTATCGGAGCGGTGCCATGGTGGCTGATGATCATTCTGATGATCGTTCTGATGATCTCGGTCTCCTTTGTCTGTGCGTCAACACCGATGCTTACCCCGTATCAGGTCGTGACGATCCAGACAGTCTGGACTCTGGTCGTTCTGCTCTACGGAGGATGCGTGTGGCTGGTTCTTGGAGGGATACTATGAGCTGGATAGCAAAAGGAGTTGTTGCGGGAATCGCATTCTACATTCTGTTGATGGCGATAGAAGTCATCAGTCATCCTGAAGTGCTTGGAGGAGCAGTTGCCGGAGCGGTGCTGTTTGGCATTCTTGCAGTTGTGTTCCTCGCAAAAGATGAGGAGAAGATTCACACCGGCGAGATGGTTCTCGTCTGGGTGATGATTCTGTTGTTTGTCGTTTACGGCGTGCTTTGTTGGGCAGGAGCGATACCATGGATCTGATCTACGAACGAAATCTTCAGCCGATGAAACTTGCAGTTCTCAAGGGAACCAGGCAGGATCAGGCAGTGGTCGCTCTTGCCGAACGGCTGGGCATCAACCGACAAAAAATGCGAAAAATTCTGATCAACAACTGTGATATGATGACGCTGGAAAATCTCGGGCCACGGCTTGAGGCAGCAGATGCAGCAGCGAAAGCTGCCGCGGCTGCTGGCGACGAGATCTCAGACGCTCTTTCTCTTCCGCATCTGACAACTGCAACAGGCATTCTCTCTGAAGTAGCTGCCGCAGAACTTCGCCGCCGTGCTGAGTCCGACACCGCGATTGCAGAACTTCTCGCAGAAATTGTGGAGGCAGTTTCATGACACTCTTACAGAAAGTGAAAAACGCGGTTCGCAAACGTTCCATTCATGTCTGTTACGTGAATACCGGCTCCTGCAACGGCTGCGATATTGAGATTCTCGCATGCCTCTCGCCGCGTTACGACATCGAACAGTACGGCATCTATGTCCACAACAATCCCCGCGAGGCTGATGTAATATTAGTGACCGGAGCAATGTCAGCACAGTGGATTGACAAACTTCCTGATCTCTGGGATAAAGTCCCTGAACCAAAAGCGGTTGTCACGATTGGCAACTGTCCGATCTCAGGCTGTGCGTTCAACAGGCCCGGCTCTCTCGTCGACCCGCCGGTCAGCAAATATATTCCGGTCGCAGCAGCCATTCCCGGCTGTCCGCCGCGACCGACCGAGATCATCAACGCAATACTGAGCGTAGCAGACATACTCTTTGACAACTATGAAACCAGATTGGAGGAGAAGCGATGAAGAAAGTGGTTGACATCTCGCTCCCGATCGGACCGGTGCATCCCTGCTTCAAGGAGCCGGCACGAATCAAATGCGAAACCATAGGCGAACGGGTGATCGCAACCGAAGTCGAGCTTGGCTACGTGAAAAAGGGCATCGAAAAGATCATGGTCGGCAGACCCTGGCAGGAGACGATTTTTCTTGCAGAACGCGTCTGCGGCATCTGTTCGGTCGTCCATAACACGGTAATTGTCGGGGCGCTGGAGCAAATCAGCGGCATCGGCGTATCGCCCAGAGCCGCACATCTGCGAATTATCCTCAATGAACTTGACCGGATGCAGAGCCATCTGCTTGCAAACTACTCGTACTGCTACACAATCGAGCATGAGACGCTTGCGATGTATCTGTTAAATCTCCGTGAGACCGTGATGGATGCAATCGAGATCATGACCGGCACACGCATTATGGCAGCATATGTTGTGCCGGGCGGCGTTCGCGAGGACATCACGAACGAGACCGCGGAAAAAATTCGGGAAGCGATCGCTCATGTGGAAGCAGAGCTTCCAAGATTTGTGAAGATGTTTGCAACAGGCCCGATGATTGCTCTCCGGTCCAAAGGGATCGGCATTCTGAGCGAAAAAGATGCAAAGGAAAGCGGGGTTGTAGGACCGACAGCAAGGGCAAGCGGTATTCCCCGCGATGCCCGGGCAAACGACCCGCTCTACAAAGAACTCGGCTGGAAGATGATCACGCGACCCGAAGGCGACAACTTCGCCCGCATCATGCTGCGGTTTGACGAACTGTTCCAGTCGACAACAATCATCAAAAATGCCCTTGCGGCTCTCCCGCAGGGACCAATTCGGCTCGGCGGACGTGTGACTGCCGGACGCTGCAAACACACGATTGAAGCGCCGCGGGGAGATCTGACGTACGATATCGAACTGGATGCAGAAGGTCAGGTCATCTCGGTCGCCATTCAGACGCCGTCAATCATGAACGTGGAAGTGGGAACGCATGCGATGATGAAAAATCTCGCATCAGCAGCTGACGTGACCTCGACCTTCATCAGTGCAGACCCCTGCATTGCCTGTGCGGAGCGGTAAAATGAGCGTTTTGTCTTACTTCAAAGAGTTTGCAAGGCCTGCATGGATAAAAAAATTCTTTGCCGCAAAAACTGCACCGCTCGCCGCTCCCGCATACTTCCGTGACTTCCCCGAGCTCACCGGCAACGACTGCACGCACTGCCTTGAGTGCAGAATGATCTGTCCGGCTCCGGGAGCAATCGACGTGGTTCTGCGCGAAAACGGAAAATGGGAGCCGCAGATTATTCGCGGCCACTGCTTCCGGTGCGGCTACTGTGTGGAAATATGCCCTGAAGAGGTGATGACCGCAGGAGATATTCTCGCTCGCAAACACGAACAGAGACTTGCCTTCACGCACGAGTACGAGGTGCAGGTTCACCGAAAGCTCTGCATGGGATGCGGCAACTGCACGACAGCATGTCCCGTAAACCGCGAGATCGATCCAGAGATGGGGGCCGGAGGAACATCAGTCTCTGACGACCTTCTGATGAAGGTCGTGAAAGGAAGAAACACGGTTCTGCACAACGAGCTCTGCAAAGGCTGCAAGGTCTGTGAGGACACCTGCCCGAACGGGGCGATGCATGTCGCAAGACGCGTTCAAGCAGTACAAAAGGAGGAGCCGTAAATGCCTGACTATCTTTTGAAAAATGCCTGTGTGATCGATCCGGTAAACCACATCTCGCAGGAGATAATGGACATCGCGATTGTTGACGGCCGCATCGCTGAAGAACCGTCCAGAAACGCAGAAGTCATCGACTGCGGCGGCATGCTGGTACTTCCGGGCGGCATTGACTCGCACACCCATATCTGCGGAACAAAAGTGAACTTCGGCAGATACATGAGCCCTGAGGACATGCGGGCAGGCCGTGCTCCCCGCGGACGCGGCATGCGGGCGGTCTCAGGCTACAGTATCCCGACCACGTACGGCAACAGCTACCGCTACGCCCAGATGGGATACACCACGCTCACCGAAGGAGCAATGGCTCCTCTTGAAGCAAGACATACGCATGAAGAGTTCCGCCACACGCCATTGCAGGACGGTCTTATTCTCACACTCTTCGATGGTGACTGGGGCGTCATGCGGGCGATCGGAGCAGGAGACATCAAACGCGCTGCGGCTCTCATTGCATGGCGGCTCACCGCGGTCAAAGGATACGGCGTAAAAGTCACCAACCCTCTGGGCGCTGAGATGTGGAGCTGGGGCAAAAATGTCGAATGCATCAGAAAACCGATCCCCTTCTTCGACATAAGTCCGGCAGAGTTCATTACCGGCATAATCGAAGCAAACGAAATGCTCGGACTGCCGCATTCCGTGCATCTGCACTGTAATAATCTGGGAAAGCCCGGCAACTACACCTGCACGCTTGGAACGATGGGACTGGTGCGGGATCTGAACG is a window from the Methanorbis rubei genome containing:
- a CDS encoding DUF1959 family protein; this encodes MDLIYERNLQPMKLAVLKGTRQDQAVVALAERLGINRQKMRKILINNCDMMTLENLGPRLEAADAAAKAAAAAGDEISDALSLPHLTTATGILSEVAAAELRRRAESDTAIAELLAEIVEAVS
- a CDS encoding 4Fe-4S binding protein, which codes for MSVLSYFKEFARPAWIKKFFAAKTAPLAAPAYFRDFPELTGNDCTHCLECRMICPAPGAIDVVLRENGKWEPQIIRGHCFRCGYCVEICPEEVMTAGDILARKHEQRLAFTHEYEVQVHRKLCMGCGNCTTACPVNREIDPEMGAGGTSVSDDLLMKVVKGRNTVLHNELCKGCKVCEDTCPNGAMHVARRVQAVQKEEP
- a CDS encoding nickel-dependent hydrogenase large subunit; the protein is MKKVVDISLPIGPVHPCFKEPARIKCETIGERVIATEVELGYVKKGIEKIMVGRPWQETIFLAERVCGICSVVHNTVIVGALEQISGIGVSPRAAHLRIILNELDRMQSHLLANYSYCYTIEHETLAMYLLNLRETVMDAIEIMTGTRIMAAYVVPGGVREDITNETAEKIREAIAHVEAELPRFVKMFATGPMIALRSKGIGILSEKDAKESGVVGPTARASGIPRDARANDPLYKELGWKMITRPEGDNFARIMLRFDELFQSTTIIKNALAALPQGPIRLGGRVTAGRCKHTIEAPRGDLTYDIELDAEGQVISVAIQTPSIMNVEVGTHAMMKNLASAADVTSTFISADPCIACAER